The following coding sequences are from one Leptospira mayottensis 200901116 window:
- a CDS encoding HNH endonuclease, translating to MDILAQPVLVLNAGYVPIGIRSVKDALILIILEKAQLIKDDKNFLIRSEKLKFTAPRIILLRDYYRVPPRKDRVSRENIFQRDNYHCVYCRKKFPSTKLTLDHVIPRSRWEHVPKKERPKEFNSWENLVAACRHCNTRKGNKLLAELKWNLPEENRVTPKLRFPLYSISDQQAEKFGWREYISF from the coding sequence ATGGACATTCTTGCGCAGCCAGTGCTCGTGCTGAATGCCGGTTACGTTCCCATCGGGATTCGTTCGGTCAAAGATGCCCTGATTCTGATCATTCTTGAAAAAGCACAACTCATCAAGGATGATAAAAACTTTTTAATCCGCTCTGAAAAACTCAAATTCACCGCGCCTAGAATCATACTTCTCCGAGACTATTACAGAGTTCCTCCCAGAAAAGATCGAGTTTCCAGGGAAAATATTTTTCAAAGAGATAACTATCACTGCGTTTATTGTAGAAAAAAATTTCCAAGTACAAAGCTCACTCTTGACCACGTAATTCCACGGAGTCGATGGGAACACGTTCCCAAAAAAGAAAGACCGAAGGAATTCAACTCTTGGGAAAATCTGGTTGCTGCGTGCAGGCATTGCAACACTCGAAAAGGAAATAAACTTCTGGCCGAATTGAAGTGGAACTTACCGGAAGAAAATCGAGTGACACCCAAGTTACGATTTCCACTCTACTCAATATCGGATCAGCAGGCTGAAAAGTTCGGTTGGCGGGAGTATATTTCTTTTTGA
- a CDS encoding DedA family protein, translated as MEFLNILVNIFSEYGYIAVFLALILCGFGLPVPEDISLVSGGVIAGFGKADPHFMFLIGMAGVLIGDGSVFLIGRIYGVRVLQIPMISRIVTPERFAKVQDKISRYGNWVTFMARFMPGLRMPIYLTAGTSDRISFYRFVTLDFLAAIISVPVWVYLGYFGAYNFDILMHWVHNGQLLIFGILGTVFLLFGVVYWIRKKRS; from the coding sequence ATGGAATTTTTAAATATTCTGGTTAATATCTTCTCGGAATACGGATACATTGCCGTTTTTTTAGCACTCATTCTTTGCGGTTTCGGACTTCCGGTTCCCGAAGACATTTCCTTGGTTTCCGGAGGAGTAATTGCAGGATTCGGCAAAGCAGATCCGCATTTTATGTTTCTCATCGGAATGGCCGGGGTTCTCATCGGAGACGGTTCCGTTTTTTTAATCGGGAGAATTTACGGAGTACGTGTTCTTCAGATTCCAATGATTTCAAGAATCGTTACTCCCGAACGTTTTGCAAAGGTTCAGGATAAAATTTCTCGCTATGGAAACTGGGTCACTTTCATGGCTCGTTTTATGCCGGGCCTTAGAATGCCGATTTATCTCACGGCTGGGACCTCGGATCGAATTTCATTTTATCGTTTTGTAACTCTTGATTTTCTCGCCGCAATCATTTCGGTTCCGGTTTGGGTTTATTTGGGATACTTCGGAGCATATAATTTTGATATATTGATGCATTGGGTTCACAATGGGCAACTTCTAATTTTCGGAATTTTAGGAACGGTATTTTTATTATTTGGAGTCGTCTATTGGATTCGAAAGAAACGCTCTTAA
- a CDS encoding deoxyguanosinetriphosphate triphosphohydrolase produces MYFSRNDLIQKEIAGLAPYAISSTNNGGRFYEEEEHSYRLPFQRDRDRVLHSSAFKRLQYKTQVFIFSVGENYRNRMTHTLEVAGLSRTIASALGLNSHLSESIALAHDLGHTPFGHAGQEILSSLMKDYGGFEHNKQSLRIVTSIEKKYPNFPGLNLCRETLKGLMKHGTEYDPSMMLLERKESGPSLEGMIADLSDEIAYTSHDIEDGWEMGYLHLGDLSENPFWKEVYEECKEQYKDVGEKILVRTTIRTLTNSMVSDLIQNISLQLETNQVKSTEDLIRLWKQGIRIASFSEEVDSKFRELKFFLYEKLYRHEDLVRMSDYGKKVIESLFDYFLKHPEKVPDTYKERIEEESLYRVISDYVAGMTDRYAEKIYQSLP; encoded by the coding sequence GTGTATTTTTCCAGAAATGATTTGATCCAAAAAGAAATTGCGGGACTTGCTCCTTACGCGATTTCCAGTACAAACAATGGAGGAAGATTTTACGAAGAAGAAGAACATTCCTACCGTCTTCCGTTCCAAAGGGACAGAGATAGGGTTCTGCATTCCAGTGCGTTCAAACGTCTTCAATATAAAACTCAAGTGTTTATTTTTTCCGTAGGAGAAAATTATCGAAATCGAATGACACATACCCTCGAAGTTGCTGGTCTTTCTAGGACGATCGCAAGTGCGCTTGGGCTTAATTCTCATCTTTCCGAATCTATCGCTTTGGCCCACGATTTAGGTCACACTCCTTTCGGCCATGCAGGTCAAGAAATTTTGTCTAGTCTTATGAAAGATTATGGCGGTTTTGAGCACAACAAACAATCTCTTCGAATTGTAACTTCGATCGAAAAGAAATATCCAAACTTTCCCGGACTGAACTTATGTAGGGAAACTTTGAAAGGTTTGATGAAACACGGTACCGAGTATGATCCTTCCATGATGCTTTTGGAAAGAAAAGAAAGTGGCCCTTCTTTAGAGGGAATGATCGCGGATCTTTCGGATGAAATCGCCTACACGAGTCATGATATTGAAGATGGTTGGGAGATGGGCTACTTGCATCTCGGTGATTTATCCGAAAATCCTTTTTGGAAAGAAGTCTACGAAGAATGCAAGGAACAATACAAGGATGTAGGTGAAAAAATTCTGGTTCGAACCACAATTCGAACTCTCACTAATTCCATGGTTTCCGATCTGATTCAGAATATTTCCCTTCAGTTGGAAACGAATCAGGTTAAGTCCACGGAAGACCTGATTCGTCTATGGAAGCAGGGAATTCGAATCGCTTCTTTTTCTGAAGAGGTCGATTCCAAATTCAGGGAACTTAAATTTTTTTTGTACGAAAAACTTTATCGCCATGAGGATTTAGTTCGTATGAGCGACTACGGAAAAAAAGTCATAGAATCCTTATTCGATTATTTTTTAAAACATCCTGAAAAAGTTCCGGATACTTACAAAGAAAGAATCGAGGAAGAGTCTCTTTACAGGGTAATCAGCGATTACGTGGCGGGAATGACTGATCGATATGCCGAAAAGATTTATCAGTCATTACCATAA
- a CDS encoding LA_2272/LA_2273 family lipoprotein has translation MTEKTTATIPPKTETEVFRVNLFYGEVKKLYGINIGLLNRIREIRLVFKLEGKRCGRQSLCNTNRPLQSIRKRVHDPNRSSE, from the coding sequence TTGACTGAAAAAACCACAGCAACAATTCCTCCAAAGACCGAAACGGAAGTGTTTCGCGTAAACCTCTTTTATGGAGAAGTTAAAAAATTATACGGAATAAATATAGGGCTCCTAAACAGAATCCGAGAAATCCGGTTGGTTTTCAAATTGGAGGGTAAACGTTGTGGACGGCAAAGCTTATGCAACACAAATCGGCCTCTTCAATCAATCCGAAAGAGGGTCCACGATCCAAATCGGAGCAGTGAATAA
- a CDS encoding LA_2272 family surface repeat-containing protein: MDPNQTHKSETGIGILIGVANFEIQSGNIAIGIFNYEAGIGIGIINRSFLYLNSEDTGLNIGIVNISETHQKQFQIGIINYCPNNTIPIMIVANYCVRE; this comes from the coding sequence TTGGATCCTAATCAGACTCACAAATCTGAAACGGGAATAGGGATCTTAATCGGTGTGGCTAATTTTGAAATACAAAGCGGAAATATCGCAATCGGTATCTTTAATTACGAAGCAGGTATCGGCATAGGAATTATCAATAGGAGTTTCCTATATCTTAACTCAGAGGATACGGGTCTCAATATAGGAATTGTCAATATATCGGAAACACACCAAAAACAATTTCAAATCGGAATCATCAATTATTGCCCCAACAATACGATTCCCATCATGATCGTCGCTAACTACTGTGTAAGAGAATGA
- a CDS encoding LA_2272/LA_2273 family lipoprotein: MDRKISTGNKDGSFPVQPFHGKSENLYGLNVGIVNGVRNDLFGDR, encoded by the coding sequence ATTGACCGCAAAATTTCCACTGGAAACAAAGACGGAAGTTTTCCGGTTCAACCTTTTCACGGAAAATCCGAAAACCTCTACGGACTAAATGTAGGAATCGTCAACGGGGTGCGGAACGATTTGTTTGGAGACAGGTAG
- a CDS encoding LA_2272/LA_2273 family lipoprotein, with protein MSERNNFFFAACRLPLRNYFFTNLLCSSFRNNIDNRLDQSLTYSLSETMKNKFTFTPFVLFFSSWIFASNCGFALTPRITVKIPPQTQTEIFRLNLLLGEVRELYGINLGGMNYAHSLIGTQVGIINISEESIGILFGLLNNSGSYGTLKIGFLNTNFFLDRGMPPYENEGKEKIVDDLALSIGAVNLMSGRFNLGLFNWGAGLNVGIVNTNEGRSVNFGIVNIGTKLEVYPKEKPAISFGIVNTGTNRNELQIGVLNFCEKGLLPFMIGINYCLKTVSQTTEVKTETIEPQPVETKVDVKVAPGEISSK; from the coding sequence ATGTCCGAACGCAATAATTTTTTCTTTGCGGCTTGTCGACTTCCACTCAGAAATTACTTTTTTACAAACCTCCTCTGTTCTTCCTTTCGAAATAATATTGACAATCGGTTAGATCAAAGTCTAACTTACTCTTTATCGGAAACCATGAAAAACAAATTCACATTTACCCCTTTTGTATTGTTTTTTTCGAGTTGGATCTTTGCGTCTAACTGCGGTTTTGCGCTCACTCCTCGGATAACAGTAAAAATTCCGCCTCAGACGCAGACCGAGATTTTCAGACTGAATCTTTTACTTGGAGAAGTAAGGGAGTTGTATGGCATCAATCTAGGCGGGATGAATTACGCGCACAGTCTGATCGGAACTCAAGTAGGAATCATAAACATCTCCGAAGAATCCATTGGAATTCTATTCGGACTCTTGAATAATTCAGGATCCTATGGCACTTTAAAAATCGGTTTTCTCAACACGAACTTTTTTCTAGATCGTGGAATGCCGCCTTATGAAAACGAAGGGAAGGAGAAAATCGTAGACGATCTGGCTCTTTCCATCGGAGCCGTTAATCTAATGAGCGGCAGATTCAATTTAGGCTTATTCAACTGGGGAGCGGGCTTAAATGTGGGAATCGTAAACACGAATGAAGGACGTTCCGTCAATTTTGGAATCGTGAATATAGGAACCAAGTTAGAAGTTTATCCCAAAGAAAAACCGGCGATCAGTTTCGGAATCGTCAATACGGGTACGAATCGAAACGAACTTCAAATCGGAGTTCTCAATTTTTGTGAAAAAGGATTATTGCCCTTTATGATTGGAATCAATTATTGTCTCAAAACCGTATCTCAAACAACGGAAGTAAAAACAGAAACGATCGAACCGCAACCTGTTGAAACAAAAGTGGACGTAAAGGTCGCGCCCGGGGAAATTTCTTCAAAATAA
- a CDS encoding cysteine desulfurase family protein, whose amino-acid sequence MSKKIRYFDYNATHPPFSDVLVEIQKDYFEDFYNPSGATRFSLARQGKIETARKTLEKYTGKPAKEFVFSSTGTEANYLLAHSIRGKFSGSAIVSSLEHSSMYSALEFAGFDFRKIRSLKNGEIDLNHLEELLKDQPVAVFILHVANESGVIQPIKKVSELSRKYSVPFFSDLMQSFGKLEVPFELLDGFTFSGHKIGAGMGASGTWVRSDLISEKEFAIFHGGNQENNHRAGTENSPSILALSEVLKRRLSEQKGKLDRSINFQTKIESVLEECGCILIGKESTRISTTSFCLLPTDDVDFFMMGMEEAGFVVSTGSSCKSRSREPAPSLLSMGYSEEEALRAIRISTGWFTAEEEVEELCVQIRKVLRALTDDL is encoded by the coding sequence ATGTCGAAGAAGATTCGTTATTTTGATTACAACGCGACTCATCCGCCGTTTTCCGACGTGCTTGTAGAAATTCAGAAGGACTATTTCGAAGATTTCTACAATCCTTCCGGAGCGACTCGGTTTTCTCTCGCTAGGCAAGGCAAAATAGAAACGGCTCGAAAAACTTTGGAGAAATATACGGGTAAACCCGCAAAGGAATTTGTTTTTTCTTCCACAGGAACCGAAGCGAATTACCTGCTCGCACACTCAATTCGAGGAAAATTTTCCGGTTCCGCAATCGTTTCTTCTTTGGAACATTCTTCCATGTATTCTGCTCTTGAATTCGCGGGTTTTGATTTTAGAAAAATTCGTTCCTTAAAAAACGGTGAGATCGATCTTAATCATCTTGAAGAACTTTTAAAAGACCAACCCGTCGCCGTTTTTATACTTCACGTCGCAAACGAATCCGGAGTAATTCAGCCCATTAAAAAAGTTTCCGAACTTTCTCGGAAATATTCCGTTCCGTTTTTTTCAGATCTGATGCAGTCCTTTGGCAAATTGGAAGTTCCTTTTGAGCTGCTTGACGGTTTTACTTTTTCCGGCCATAAAATCGGAGCTGGGATGGGTGCTTCGGGAACCTGGGTTCGTTCCGATCTCATTTCCGAAAAAGAATTCGCGATCTTTCACGGTGGCAACCAGGAAAACAACCACAGAGCCGGAACCGAAAATTCACCTTCTATATTAGCACTTTCCGAAGTACTAAAGCGTAGACTTTCTGAACAAAAAGGAAAACTGGACCGATCCATAAACTTTCAGACAAAAATCGAATCCGTTCTGGAAGAATGCGGATGTATTCTAATCGGAAAAGAATCGACCCGGATTTCCACGACTTCGTTTTGTTTATTGCCCACAGACGACGTTGACTTTTTTATGATGGGAATGGAAGAAGCGGGCTTTGTCGTTTCCACGGGTTCTTCTTGCAAGTCTCGCTCCAGAGAACCTGCGCCTTCCCTTCTTTCCATGGGATATTCGGAGGAAGAAGCTCTTCGCGCGATCCGCATTTCCACGGGTTGGTTTACAGCAGAAGAAGAAGTAGAAGAACTCTGCGTACAGATCCGAAAAGTTTTGCGGGCCTTAACGGACGATTTGTAG
- a CDS encoding tetratricopeptide repeat protein, with the protein MNQANNKIIQSRLPGFYSVFHWYLTFLFSFFPISIFSQSECEYSESLVTPEFFLSLAFERQAEATKIPSQEKSRKVYEESVEYYDRYIHCSIALKRQVSPVSRAAKANVHFFLGQFEKAEKEADAVIFSDPNFRDGYLLKVRILIRLGEFQKASDYLETNLSRFSDDSDFLYLLGSLNQELKNYPRAILYLTSLSDSIRNREGNPKYRSFVDKSLGEMYFANGQFKKALYFFSSYLHQNPGDISARLTLAKIWNQLGKFSSARKELNKILKTKKNLSSVEHLLAEMYFIESRVTAFEYFNILNQDSKIPKGSVLEGLYLVFLGKYSEAKKLLLPIKEKFPGRLAVRLAMLDVYEKEKNPSLYLRELREVSELVFGMQQFELAERTAQRALTIPDKTSEWSDAEIYDFLASCHEQSGYVYRAILMSRKAVENAHKEEEKLKFQLHLAYLLRANPPGKQEEAEAIIRNVLQAHPEMAYARYLLGIVLASQEKYKEALEELNVAIETDSGNGAYYFYRASVHEKLEQQESMEKDLKKFIEIDPGNPIAYNYLGYYFSEKGIRLSESLLLVQRAVELAPDNEAYQDSLGWIFFKLGNHDEALLHLQLAYQILKDKGEEDPVILEHIGDVYKEKSQFGNAVAYWEKSLKLFKKKEDISRIQKKLQTGSPENPGNSKQE; encoded by the coding sequence ATGAATCAAGCAAATAATAAAATCATACAGAGCCGACTTCCTGGTTTCTATTCCGTTTTTCATTGGTATTTGACTTTCCTATTCTCGTTTTTTCCGATCTCGATTTTTTCTCAATCCGAATGCGAGTATTCGGAATCGTTAGTCACTCCGGAGTTTTTTCTTTCTCTTGCATTTGAACGACAAGCGGAAGCTACCAAAATTCCTTCTCAAGAAAAATCGAGAAAGGTTTACGAAGAGTCCGTGGAATATTACGATCGATATATTCATTGTTCAATAGCTCTCAAAAGACAAGTTTCTCCTGTGTCCAGAGCGGCCAAAGCAAACGTCCACTTTTTTCTGGGACAATTTGAAAAAGCGGAGAAAGAAGCGGATGCGGTCATTTTTTCCGATCCCAATTTCAGAGACGGTTATCTTTTAAAGGTCAGAATCCTCATTCGTTTGGGAGAATTCCAAAAAGCGAGTGACTACCTAGAAACAAATCTGAGTCGTTTTTCGGACGATTCCGATTTTCTTTATCTCTTAGGTTCTCTCAATCAAGAACTTAAAAACTATCCGAGAGCGATTTTATATCTAACATCGCTGAGCGATTCGATTCGAAATCGGGAAGGAAATCCGAAATACAGATCTTTTGTAGATAAGTCCTTGGGTGAAATGTATTTTGCGAACGGCCAATTTAAAAAAGCTCTTTACTTTTTTAGTTCTTATCTTCATCAAAATCCCGGCGATATTTCCGCAAGATTGACTCTCGCTAAAATCTGGAATCAACTCGGTAAATTCTCCTCTGCGCGAAAGGAACTGAACAAAATTCTAAAAACGAAAAAAAACCTTTCCTCGGTCGAACATCTCCTCGCGGAAATGTACTTCATCGAGAGTAGGGTGACTGCATTCGAATATTTTAATATTCTCAATCAGGATTCCAAAATTCCGAAAGGAAGCGTTTTGGAAGGTCTTTATCTCGTTTTTCTTGGAAAATACTCGGAAGCCAAAAAATTGCTTCTTCCTATAAAAGAAAAATTTCCGGGTCGTTTGGCGGTTCGTTTGGCTATGTTGGATGTGTATGAAAAAGAGAAAAATCCTTCCTTGTATCTAAGAGAACTTAGAGAAGTCTCGGAACTCGTATTCGGAATGCAACAATTTGAGCTCGCGGAAAGAACTGCACAAAGAGCATTAACGATTCCGGACAAAACTTCCGAATGGAGTGATGCAGAGATTTATGATTTCCTCGCTTCCTGTCACGAACAATCTGGTTACGTGTATCGTGCAATCTTGATGTCCAGAAAGGCGGTTGAAAACGCGCACAAAGAAGAAGAGAAACTCAAATTTCAGCTGCATCTTGCGTATCTACTCAGAGCAAATCCTCCCGGAAAGCAAGAGGAAGCCGAGGCTATCATTCGGAACGTTCTTCAAGCTCATCCGGAAATGGCTTATGCGAGATACTTGCTCGGAATCGTTTTGGCTTCCCAGGAAAAATATAAAGAAGCATTAGAAGAATTGAATGTTGCAATCGAGACCGATTCCGGAAACGGCGCCTATTACTTCTATAGGGCTTCCGTTCACGAAAAATTAGAACAACAGGAATCCATGGAAAAGGATCTGAAAAAATTCATCGAGATTGATCCGGGAAATCCGATCGCTTATAACTATTTGGGGTATTATTTTTCTGAAAAAGGAATCCGTTTGAGCGAATCCCTCTTGCTCGTTCAGAGAGCCGTTGAACTCGCACCGGATAACGAAGCGTATCAGGACAGTTTAGGTTGGATTTTTTTCAAACTGGGAAATCATGACGAAGCGCTCCTGCATCTACAACTTGCATACCAAATTCTAAAAGATAAGGGAGAAGAAGACCCGGTCATTTTAGAACATATCGGCGACGTTTATAAGGAAAAGAGCCAATTCGGAAACGCCGTTGCCTATTGGGAAAAAAGTCTCAAACTTTTCAAAAAGAAGGAAGACATTTCCAGAATCCAAAAAAAATTACAAACTGGTTCTCCCGAAAATCCGGGAAATTCGAAACAAGAATAG
- a CDS encoding enoyl-CoA hydratase/isomerase family protein, producing the protein MLSEIRNNHILELYIETNEVNSLNEDFFKTISAKLDAINNDPTVKAVILTSKNEKFFSNGFNPEIFVGKTSEQIQDVMHIALDTASKYLFLERPVICAMNGHAMGLGAVLAIFSDYRIMVEKKGRIGFPESQIGINFPAVPGFMLKEIVGITKARDLLYSGKGLKAEEALEIGLIDEISSSSEDLMVRARKYCNQFKDMAIGSVIGIKVSLRDPIRFFAEHNSERDVKLISEAVSSKNGQEGMTSILERRRPIFL; encoded by the coding sequence ATGCTTTCCGAAATTAGAAATAATCATATTCTTGAACTATACATTGAAACCAACGAAGTAAATTCATTAAATGAAGATTTTTTTAAAACGATTTCTGCAAAGTTAGACGCGATTAACAACGATCCGACGGTCAAAGCCGTCATCTTGACTTCTAAAAACGAAAAGTTTTTCTCGAACGGTTTTAATCCGGAAATTTTTGTCGGAAAAACCTCAGAACAAATTCAAGACGTTATGCATATCGCCTTGGATACAGCTTCTAAATATCTTTTTTTAGAAAGACCTGTAATTTGTGCTATGAACGGACATGCCATGGGATTGGGAGCTGTACTTGCGATTTTTTCCGATTATAGAATCATGGTCGAAAAGAAAGGAAGGATCGGTTTTCCCGAATCTCAGATCGGAATCAATTTTCCCGCTGTTCCAGGCTTTATGCTCAAAGAAATCGTAGGGATTACAAAAGCTCGGGATCTTTTATACTCAGGAAAAGGGTTAAAAGCGGAAGAAGCATTAGAGATCGGTCTCATCGACGAAATCTCTTCTTCCTCGGAAGACTTGATGGTGCGCGCTCGCAAATACTGTAATCAGTTTAAGGACATGGCGATCGGTTCCGTGATTGGAATTAAAGTATCCTTACGCGATCCGATCCGCTTTTTTGCGGAACACAATTCGGAAAGAGACGTCAAACTTATTTCGGAAGCTGTATCTTCCAAAAACGGTCAAGAAGGTATGACATCCATCTTGGAAAGAAGACGACCTATATTCCTGTAA
- a CDS encoding FAD-binding oxidoreductase, protein MFYTELNSKIDYSRDGLRWNAWGAYGQDFFRVGQMQEILAFLSDELHIPEIRKTPPTSLEEITLPKSSFTQTQIRELSKISGAKHFSVERRERIFHSAGRSYYDVLRLSFNTLRNFVDGVIYPSKESEVFKILEYCSKNNITVIPYGGGSSVVGGLEVVKGKGQKSALSLDTTRMNSFLSLDEKSHLATFQAGIYGPKLEEFLNDKGFTLGHFPQSFEYSTLGGWIAARSAGQQSNRYGKIEEILTSLKLITPAGTVETLREPASSTGPELNRIFAGSEGLLGIITEATIKVHKLPEMRKYFGIVFPNFSTGVDFIREVNHREIPTSMIRLSDKNETRLYQTLGSLGRKNTPVRWIKNRIQNQILQWKSLGEDKCVVLLGLDGTRKDVSQNFSKIKPIIRKHHGLYAGTRLGEQWIHSRYNMPFLRNHLMENGIGVDTMETSTTYDRVLHLHQEGISSLEKSIPGSIAMCHISHSYHEGACLYYTIIFPMDEKKPADQWFKMKRMVSETFFQNGAPISHHHGIGFDHKTWYEKATSKPAVLGLRAFKKEIDKKEILNPGKVFH, encoded by the coding sequence ATGTTTTATACGGAACTCAATTCTAAAATTGATTATTCAAGGGATGGGCTCAGATGGAACGCCTGGGGGGCTTATGGCCAGGATTTTTTTAGAGTGGGACAGATGCAGGAAATTCTTGCGTTTCTCTCAGATGAACTTCATATCCCCGAAATTCGAAAAACACCCCCGACCTCTCTGGAAGAAATTACACTTCCGAAATCCTCTTTTACCCAGACTCAAATTCGAGAATTGAGCAAGATTAGCGGAGCTAAACATTTCTCCGTGGAAAGAAGAGAGAGAATTTTTCATTCCGCAGGAAGAAGTTATTATGACGTTCTAAGGCTTTCGTTCAATACTCTCAGAAACTTCGTAGACGGAGTCATCTATCCGAGTAAGGAGTCCGAAGTTTTTAAAATTTTAGAATATTGTTCTAAAAACAATATCACCGTAATTCCATACGGAGGTGGTTCCTCCGTTGTGGGAGGATTGGAAGTTGTCAAAGGTAAGGGACAAAAAAGTGCACTTTCCTTGGATACAACCCGGATGAATTCTTTTTTATCCCTCGACGAAAAAAGCCACCTTGCTACGTTCCAGGCGGGAATTTATGGGCCAAAACTTGAAGAATTTTTAAACGATAAAGGATTTACTCTCGGTCATTTTCCCCAATCTTTTGAATATTCCACGTTAGGCGGTTGGATCGCTGCACGAAGTGCAGGACAACAATCCAATCGTTATGGAAAGATCGAAGAAATTCTCACAAGTTTAAAGTTGATCACTCCTGCGGGTACCGTGGAAACACTGAGAGAGCCAGCTTCTTCTACCGGTCCAGAGTTGAATCGGATCTTTGCGGGAAGCGAAGGTTTGCTTGGAATCATCACCGAAGCAACGATCAAAGTCCACAAACTTCCGGAAATGAGAAAGTATTTCGGAATCGTATTTCCAAATTTTTCGACCGGAGTCGACTTTATCCGGGAAGTCAATCACAGAGAAATCCCTACTTCCATGATCCGCCTTTCTGATAAAAACGAAACCCGTCTTTATCAAACGTTAGGTAGTCTCGGTAGAAAGAATACTCCGGTCCGTTGGATTAAAAATCGAATTCAGAATCAAATATTACAATGGAAATCTTTAGGGGAAGACAAGTGTGTGGTTCTTCTTGGTCTTGACGGAACTAGGAAAGACGTTTCTCAAAATTTCTCCAAGATCAAGCCGATCATTCGTAAACATCACGGTCTTTATGCGGGAACCCGTTTGGGAGAACAATGGATCCATTCCAGATATAACATGCCGTTCTTACGCAATCACTTAATGGAAAACGGAATCGGGGTAGATACGATGGAAACTTCCACAACTTATGATCGGGTTCTTCATCTTCACCAGGAAGGAATTTCTTCTCTGGAAAAATCGATTCCGGGTTCAATCGCGATGTGTCATATCTCTCACAGCTATCACGAAGGCGCTTGTCTCTACTACACGATTATCTTTCCGATGGATGAGAAAAAGCCCGCAGACCAGTGGTTCAAAATGAAGCGAATGGTTTCGGAAACATTCTTTCAAAATGGAGCTCCGATTTCTCACCACCACGGTATCGGATTCGATCATAAGACTTGGTATGAAAAGGCGACTTCTAAACCAGCTGTGCTCGGACTGAGAGCCTTCAAAAAGGAAATCGATAAAAAGGAAATTTTGAATCCTGGAAAGGTGTTTCACTAA